In Zetaproteobacteria bacterium, a single window of DNA contains:
- a CDS encoding undecaprenyl-diphosphate phosphatase, with amino-acid sequence MIVQTVGAAQAAALALIQGLTEFLPISSSAHLALLPMLTDWPDQGLAFDCVLHLGSLTAVLLYFRSELAAMTTGFARTLAARRIDADPDGRLAWYILLATIPVGAAGLAFKDVVEHDLRTIAVIATTSILFGLLLGWADLRGSRRLRDDDWSLRDALLVGAAQAVALIPGTSRSGITMTAALMLGYSREAAARFSFLLSIPVIVLAGGLKVKEWVQSTGPQPESAAILFFGYLLSALSAWLCIHYFLKYLNLIGMGPFVVYRILLGAALFLLLW; translated from the coding sequence ATGATTGTACAGACCGTAGGTGCCGCCCAGGCCGCCGCCCTCGCCCTGATCCAGGGCCTGACCGAATTCCTGCCCATCTCCTCCTCGGCCCATCTCGCCCTGCTGCCGATGCTCACCGACTGGCCCGACCAGGGGCTGGCCTTCGACTGCGTGCTCCATCTCGGCTCGCTCACCGCGGTCCTCCTCTACTTCCGCAGCGAACTCGCCGCCATGACCACCGGCTTCGCCCGCACCCTGGCCGCCCGCCGCATCGACGCCGACCCCGACGGACGGCTGGCCTGGTACATCCTGCTGGCCACTATCCCGGTCGGTGCCGCGGGCCTCGCCTTCAAGGATGTCGTCGAGCACGACCTGCGCACCATCGCGGTCATCGCCACCACCTCGATCCTCTTTGGACTGCTGCTCGGCTGGGCCGACCTGCGCGGCAGCCGCCGTTTGCGCGACGACGACTGGAGCCTGCGTGATGCCCTGCTGGTCGGCGCCGCCCAGGCGGTGGCGCTGATCCCCGGCACCTCCCGCTCCGGAATCACCATGACCGCAGCGCTGATGCTCGGTTACAGCCGTGAGGCGGCCGCCCGCTTCTCCTTTCTGCTGTCGATCCCGGTGATCGTGCTCGCCGGCGGCCTCAAGGTGAAGGAGTGGGTACAATCAACCGGCCCACAGCCGGAGAGCGCCGCCATCCTCTTCTTCGGCTACCTGCTCTCCGCACTCTCCGCCTGGCTCTGCATCCACTACTTCCTCAAATATCTCAACCTCATCGGCATGGGGCCGTTCGTGGTCTACCGCATCCTGCTGGGAGCTGCCCTGTTCCTGCTGCTATGGTAG